From the genome of Tsukamurella pulmonis:
TACATCCAGGCCTACGCCTACACGGACTCGCGCGGCGTCTATGTGCCGGCCGACGAGGTGGTCGAGCGCGACGGGAAGTTCTTCCTGGGCGAGCAGGAGGTCAACCGCGAGTACGGAAAGATGGGCAAGTCCCTGAAGAACTCCGTCGCCCCGGACGACATCGCCCGTGAGTACGGCGCCGACACCCTGCGCGTCTACGAGATGTCCATGGGCCCGCTGGATCAGGACCGCGCGTGGGCGACCAAGGACGTCGTCGGCGCGCAGCGCTTCCTGCAGCGCGCCTGGCGCGCGGTGGTCGACGAGGAGACCGGTGCCGTCCGCGTCACCGACGAGACACCGTCCGACGAGTCGATGCGGGTGCTGCACAAGACGATCGCCGGCGTGCGCGAGGACTACGCGGAGATGCGCGACAACACCGCCATCGCCAAGCTGATCGAGCTGACCAACCACCTCACCAAGGCGTACCCCGGCGGCGCACCCCGTGCGCTGGCGGAGCCGCTGGCACTGATGCTCGCGCCGGTCGCCCCGCACATCGCCGAGGAGCTGTGGAACCGACTGGGCCACACCGAGTCCCTGGCGCACGGCCCCTTCCCGGTGGCCGAGGGCCAGTGGCTGGTGCAGGACACCGTCGAGATCCCGGTGCAGGTCAAGGGCAAGGTCCGCAGCCGCATCACCGTGGGCGCCGACGCCTCCGACGAGGCCCTCGAAGCGGCCGCCCTGGCCGACCCGAAGATCGCCGAGCTGCTCGACGGTGCTCCTCGCAAGGTCATCGTCGTCTCGGGCAAGCTCGTCAACATCGTTCCGTAGCAGGGGAGTACCGGCCATGACCTCGCTCGCCGAGCAGCTCATGGCCGGTCCCCGCGGGCGCGCGCTGTGTCTGCTCGCCGCATGTTTCGCCGATGAGCGCGTCTCGCAAGCGGATCGGGTGATCGCGACCAGGCTCGACACCACGGTCGAGACGGGCTGGTTCTCATCGGGTGCGATCGTGCTCGAACAGGGCTCGGAGCGTCAGGTGGAGGCCCTCGTCGGCGCGTTGGCGGGCGTCTGTGCGATCGACGGCCTGTGGGTCAGGCTTGCGCTGGAGTGCGTCGTCGACGAAGCGATGTACTGGCAGGAGCCCCGCGGCCTCCTCGCATCGCGCCGGGAATTGCAGCCGGCGCTCGCCAGGATCGCGGGGATCATCGCTCAGAGCCCCGCTGCCGAGTGGTGGACGGCGGCGCTGTCGCCCGTGGAGTACCAGGTGCGGTTCCTGCCGGTCGACCACGTCGCTGCGATCGACGCCCCCGCGGAGACGATCCTCGCGGATGCGTTCCGTCGCCGTGATGTGGGTGAGCCCTCCGGGTACCTGTCCGCCTGGTGGTCGGTGCCGCCGTTCGGTCTGATTCGGACCTGTCCGGCGCCCGCGGGCGAGCCGAGTGGGTTGTTCCTGGTCGAGGACGGGTGGGGCCAGACGGAAGCGACTGTTCATTGCGCTCGCATGCGATCACCGCGCGTCCTCGAGATCGATTCCGTCGACGTCTGGGCACGGCTGTGTAGGGCGCATGCATTCGACGCCACAGAGACGAAATCCCGTGACTGGTACCGCACTACTGGTCTGTCCAGTACCCGTTGGGCGATGCCGGATTGGCGCTCGGTGGCGCGGGAGTTCGACGCGGTGCACCTGCAGGTGGGTGCCTATCTGGCGGCGAGCGGCACGGCGATCGAGGTGGGCCCGGGGGTGCACTCGGTGATCGCGGGGTGGGCGCCGGGGGAGACGTTCTGGCTCACGGATGTGGTGGAAGTCGAACCGCAGGGGCGGGTCTTCGTCAAGGATGAGGGCGACGACCTGTGGCATCCCGCGGAGGAGTGAACATGATCGGCTCGGTTCGGGAACTGGCACTCGCGGAGCGCGCGAGCCTGCTCGAACTCATCGAGACCCTGACCCCGGACCAGTGGGCCACGCCGAGCCTGTGCGAGGGCTGGACGGTGCGGGACGTGGTGGCCCATCACTTCAGCTACGACATGCTCACCGCCGGCCAGACGGCCCGGCGGATCATCACGGGCCTGCGCCACCCGGGCGGCCCGAACGCACTGGGCATCGAGTACCTCGCGGATCAGAGCACTGACGAACTGGTGGAGACGGTCCGCCGACACCTCGATCCGCGCGGCATCGTCACGGCGTTCGGCTGTCGGGTCGCGCTGACCGACGGCATGCACCACCAGCAGGACGTCCGTCGCCCTCTCGGCCTGCCGCGGTCGATCCCCGAGGAGCGGCTGCGGCCCGCGCTGGACTTCTCCCTCTGGGCGCCGCCGATCCGTGGCGTGGTGCACGGCAGGGGTGTGCGCCTGATCGCCGACGATCTGGACTGGGCCTTCGGTCGCGGCCCCGAGGTGCGCGGCCCCGGCGAGGCGGTGCTCATGGCGCTCGGCGGGCGCAGTCACGCCCTCCGCGACCTCACCGGTCCCGGATGGGATCGACTGGCGCGCAACCTCGGTCACGCCGCAGCGTAATCGTCCATCGGCCACGGCGGATCGACGCGCCAGTGGTTGTCGGTGTCGTGTTGGGCGAGCAGATCCTCGAGGAGGGGCGGGCCGTGCGGACCGTCGAGGATCGCGGCGATGTCGTCGTGGATGGTGCCGACGAACTCGCGGTACAGCGCGCGCTCGTCCTGCTCTCGCCAGGCATCGGCGTACTGCTGGTGCCGCTGGCGGTGGTGTTCGACGGCGAGGCGGTAGAGCTCCTCCGGATGGTGCTGGTGATTGACTCGGAACTCTCCGGTGGGATCGGCGGTGCGCCGCCAGCCCGTGCGGCCCGCGGAGTCATCGCCCTCGGGCAGGGTGATGGTCTCGAAGCCCCGCCGGACATCGTCGCGGCGGGGGACGACCTTGCCGTGGTGCGCGTCGCAGGCGAGCGTCAGGACGTCGATGTCGGTGCGCCCGCCGTCCGCCCACTCGGTGATGTGATGGACCTGGCAGCGCGTGGCCGGTGCATCGCAACGCGGTGCACTGCACCCCTTCTCCGAGCCGTACAGCGCGATGCGCTGATCCGCCGAGGCGAGCCGCTTCTCCCGCCCGAGGTACAGCGGGCGTCCGACCACATCCAGCAGCAGGACGTACCGGGGGTTCGCACCCATCATCCGCAGTGCGTCCTCGACGGGGAGTCGCCCACCCGTGGCGGTGGTCGCGATGCCGGTCTCGGACTCGAGCTGATCGATGTCGAGGGTGATCACGGGCACGCACGGCAGTCCGCGGTGCTGCCCGAGCGCGCCGGAGGCGATCACGGCCCGCAGCGCCGCCACGAGCGCGTCGTGATTGCGCTGCGCCGCGGTGCGGCGATCCCGCTTCGCCGCCGCGGCAACGGCATCGGCGTCGTCCGTGTCGACCGGCGCGTCCGCGTCGTCGGGGTTGTTCACGCCGGGCCGGGCCAGCTTCTCCAGCACCACGTCCATCAGCGCACGCGCCTCCGGCGACAGCGCTCCGGCCAGCGCCGACATCAAGTCGTCACCCTGTTTGCCGACGGTGAGCTCGCGGGCGCGAGTGATGTCTTCGGAGGAGGGCTCGGCACCGTCGGGATCGATGTGTTCGTACGCGCGACGTCCGAGCGCGGCGATGTCGTCCGGAGTGCACCCGCCGACGGCGGCGGTGACCAGCATGTCCTCCAGGTCGTGGAGCTTGGGAAGGGACAGCTTGCGCGAGCACTTGTCGAGTGCCTTCTCGATCGACACCGCGTGCCGCTCGGAGAGCAGTCCCTCCCGTTGGGCGGCGGCGAGCACCGCACGGACGGGCCCCGGCGCGTGGCCGTGCTCCTGCCGCGGTGCGCGGGAGCGGGCACCCCGGATACGGTCCTGCGCTTCCGATCCGGCCAGATGCAAATGATCGATCAGCATCTCCTTCGCGCCGG
Proteins encoded in this window:
- a CDS encoding maleylpyruvate isomerase family mycothiol-dependent enzyme — protein: MIGSVRELALAERASLLELIETLTPDQWATPSLCEGWTVRDVVAHHFSYDMLTAGQTARRIITGLRHPGGPNALGIEYLADQSTDELVETVRRHLDPRGIVTAFGCRVALTDGMHHQQDVRRPLGLPRSIPEERLRPALDFSLWAPPIRGVVHGRGVRLIADDLDWAFGRGPEVRGPGEAVLMALGGRSHALRDLTGPGWDRLARNLGHAAA
- a CDS encoding HNH endonuclease signature motif containing protein, with translation MVETDTAAEYLDALASFEQASERLAAANPVMLSSPEVLDALRRLECAARKVPSSQHWLTEVGIEQGLHSQLGYTGAKEMLIDHLHLAGSEAQDRIRGARSRAPRQEHGHAPGPVRAVLAAAQREGLLSERHAVSIEKALDKCSRKLSLPKLHDLEDMLVTAAVGGCTPDDIAALGRRAYEHIDPDGAEPSSEDITRARELTVGKQGDDLMSALAGALSPEARALMDVVLEKLARPGVNNPDDADAPVDTDDADAVAAAAKRDRRTAAQRNHDALVAALRAVIASGALGQHRGLPCVPVITLDIDQLESETGIATTATGGRLPVEDALRMMGANPRYVLLLDVVGRPLYLGREKRLASADQRIALYGSEKGCSAPRCDAPATRCQVHHITEWADGGRTDIDVLTLACDAHHGKVVPRRDDVRRGFETITLPEGDDSAGRTGWRRTADPTGEFRVNHQHHPEELYRLAVEHHRQRHQQYADAWREQDERALYREFVGTIHDDIAAILDGPHGPPLLEDLLAQHDTDNHWRVDPPWPMDDYAAA